Proteins encoded within one genomic window of Halofilum ochraceum:
- a CDS encoding DUF5362 family protein, producing the protein MEADTQAGKDIQRLIEPLYRGKFWMQLVGVMLIISGVLTALSIVGILICWIPIWAGISLMQAAGSIDQAYITGDDAVAELAMRRLKTYFTIFGVLTLIYIVIGVLGMLFGLGAGMMGGGHGMGAY; encoded by the coding sequence ATGGAAGCTGATACGCAGGCGGGCAAGGACATCCAGCGACTGATCGAGCCGTTGTATCGCGGCAAATTCTGGATGCAGCTGGTCGGCGTGATGCTGATCATCAGCGGCGTGTTAACCGCGCTGAGTATCGTCGGCATCCTGATCTGCTGGATCCCGATCTGGGCCGGCATCTCGCTGATGCAGGCCGCCGGCAGTATCGATCAGGCGTATATCACCGGCGACGACGCGGTGGCCGAACTGGCGATGCGCCGGTTGAAAACCTACTTCACGATCTTTGGCGTACTCACGCTCATCTACATCGTGATCGGCGTGCTCGGCATGCTGTTCGGACTGGGAGCGGGCATGATGGGCGGCGGTCACGGGATGGGGGCGTACTGA